The proteins below are encoded in one region of Pacificitalea manganoxidans:
- the recG gene encoding ATP-dependent DNA helicase RecG translates to MSTSTSPVGRPPVLFPLFAGLDTLDGIGPKTASHFAQMQVTRPRDLLFTLPSGGADRRRRDTVRGLTPPVVATVEVEVLRHMPAASRGRPWRVEVEDAETRFQLVFFHARGDYLEKLLPVGARRLVSGRLETFDNILQMPHPDHVRSPEDGAAIPDFEPLYPLTAGITQKLMSRAAASALARVSDMAEWIDPGLMAQKGWPAWDAALRMAHAPRHASDLMPEAGARQRLAYDELFAHQLTLALARAERRRVSGIETRGDGGLRDRVLAALPFAPTGAQTRAMAEIAADMGAPARMNRLLQGDVGAGKTLVALMALLVAVEAGGQGVLMAPTEILARQHHASIAPLAQAAGVRAEILTGRDKGAERAAKLAALAKGEIGILIGTHAVFQKDVQFDDLRLAVIDEQHRFGVAQRMQLGAKGARADVLVMTATPIPRSLSLAQYGDMDLSILDEKPPGRTPVTTSLVSSPRIPDVVERLREAVAAGRQAYWVCPLVEESENLDMTAAEDRFKQLRAALGDGLVGLVHGQMPGPERDAAMGAFARGETGVLVATTVIEVGVDVPNASIMVIERAESFGLAQLHQLRGRVGRGATASTCLLLYQPPLTETGQRRLEILRETEDGFRIAEEDLLMRGAGDMIGTAQSGLPRFRIADLERQAGLMKLAQSDARKLLADDPKLTSPRGQAARVLLWLMEQDQAIRLIRVG, encoded by the coding sequence ATGAGCACCTCTACGTCCCCGGTGGGCCGACCGCCGGTGCTGTTCCCGCTGTTTGCCGGGCTCGACACGCTAGACGGTATCGGGCCCAAAACCGCGTCGCATTTTGCACAGATGCAGGTGACGCGGCCACGCGATCTGTTGTTCACGCTGCCATCAGGCGGGGCGGATCGGCGGCGCCGTGACACGGTGCGCGGCCTGACCCCGCCGGTTGTCGCAACGGTCGAGGTCGAGGTGCTGCGCCATATGCCCGCCGCGTCCCGTGGCCGCCCGTGGCGGGTGGAGGTGGAGGATGCCGAAACCCGGTTTCAGCTCGTCTTTTTTCATGCGCGCGGCGATTATTTGGAAAAACTGCTGCCTGTTGGCGCGCGGCGACTGGTTTCAGGGCGGCTGGAGACGTTTGATAATATCCTGCAGATGCCGCACCCGGATCACGTCCGGTCGCCCGAAGACGGGGCTGCGATCCCGGATTTTGAGCCGCTCTATCCGCTGACCGCCGGGATCACGCAGAAGCTGATGAGCCGTGCGGCGGCGTCCGCCTTGGCGCGGGTGTCGGACATGGCGGAGTGGATCGATCCCGGTCTGATGGCGCAGAAGGGCTGGCCTGCGTGGGATGCCGCGCTTCGCATGGCCCACGCCCCCCGCCATGCCAGTGACCTGATGCCGGAGGCAGGCGCGCGGCAGCGGTTGGCCTATGATGAACTCTTTGCGCATCAATTGACGCTGGCCTTGGCGCGGGCGGAACGGCGGCGGGTGTCCGGGATTGAAACGCGCGGCGATGGCGGTTTGCGGGACCGGGTTTTGGCGGCGCTGCCCTTTGCGCCCACGGGCGCGCAGACCCGTGCCATGGCGGAAATCGCAGCCGACATGGGCGCGCCCGCGCGGATGAACCGGCTGCTGCAGGGCGATGTCGGCGCGGGTAAAACGCTGGTCGCGCTGATGGCGCTTTTGGTCGCGGTCGAGGCAGGCGGGCAGGGCGTCTTAATGGCCCCGACCGAAATCCTTGCCCGGCAGCACCATGCTTCGATCGCGCCTCTGGCGCAGGCCGCCGGGGTGCGGGCCGAGATCCTGACCGGGCGCGATAAAGGGGCGGAGCGGGCGGCCAAGCTGGCTGCACTGGCCAAGGGCGAGATCGGCATCCTGATCGGCACCCATGCGGTGTTCCAGAAGGACGTGCAATTTGACGACCTGCGGCTTGCCGTGATCGACGAGCAGCACCGCTTTGGCGTGGCGCAGCGGATGCAGCTGGGGGCCAAGGGCGCGCGCGCCGATGTTCTGGTGATGACCGCTACGCCGATCCCGCGCTCGCTCAGCCTTGCGCAATATGGCGATATGGATCTGTCGATTCTTGACGAAAAGCCACCCGGTCGGACGCCGGTCACGACCTCGCTCGTGTCATCGCCGCGCATTCCTGATGTGGTCGAACGTTTGCGCGAGGCGGTCGCTGCCGGGCGGCAGGCCTATTGGGTCTGCCCGCTGGTAGAAGAAAGCGAAAACCTTGACATGACCGCGGCCGAGGACCGGTTTAAGCAACTGCGCGCCGCGCTGGGGGACGGCTTGGTCGGGTTGGTGCATGGGCAGATGCCGGGGCCGGAGCGGGACGCGGCGATGGGGGCCTTCGCGCGCGGAGAGACGGGCGTGTTGGTGGCCACCACGGTGATCGAGGTGGGGGTCGATGTGCCCAATGCGTCGATCATGGTGATTGAGCGGGCCGAAAGCTTTGGCCTTGCGCAGTTGCATCAGCTGCGCGGACGGGTCGGGCGTGGGGCCACGGCGTCCACCTGCCTGCTGCTCTATCAGCCCCCTCTGACCGAAACGGGCCAGCGCCGGCTGGAGATCCTGCGCGAAACGGAGGATGGTTTTCGGATCGCAGAGGAGGATCTGCTGATGCGGGGCGCGGGCGATATGATCGGCACCGCGCAATCCGGCCTGCCCCGGTTTCGCATCGCGGATCTGGAGCGTCAGGCCGGATTGATGAAGCTGGCGCAGAGCGATGCGCGGAAGCTACTGGCCGATGACCCAAAGCTGACGAGCCCCCGCGGTCAGGCGGCGCGGGTGTTGCTGTGGCTTATGGAGCAGGATCAGGCGATCCGGTTGATCCGGGTCGGGTGA
- a CDS encoding outer membrane protein transport protein codes for MGKLLGAVSALSLCASAASAAGVERTVQSMSPLFQEGNYVEFSIGRVEPDVSGEQQVDVFAPPPFPAGTVISSAGAQSGDIADDYTQLAFALKMAMNDRVDLALILDQPFGADVNYEQGTGYAYGGLFGGPGSTAQVRTQAATALARYKFDENWSVHGGLRFQKTYGRADLFNGYSLRTDPDYETGFVVGAAYERPEIALRVALTYNSAITHDFETKENGADSENFETEIPQSLNLEFQSGVAADTLVFGSIRWVEWSAFDITPVGYEAATGSSLVSYNDDTITYSLGVGRKFNEQWSGAITASYEDAMGGFSGNLGPTDGATSLGLAATYTTEHGVSITGGVRHIWIGDAKTEAPSALGYPEGTTFGEFTDNTAFAYGLRIAYNF; via the coding sequence ATGGGAAAGCTTCTCGGCGCCGTGAGCGCCTTGAGTTTGTGCGCCAGCGCGGCATCGGCAGCAGGCGTGGAGCGCACGGTGCAATCGATGAGCCCGCTGTTTCAGGAGGGGAACTATGTCGAGTTCTCGATTGGCCGGGTCGAGCCCGACGTCAGCGGCGAACAGCAGGTCGACGTATTCGCGCCGCCGCCCTTTCCGGCGGGCACCGTAATCAGCTCTGCGGGCGCGCAATCGGGTGATATCGCCGACGACTACACGCAGCTTGCCTTCGCGCTGAAGATGGCAATGAACGACCGCGTCGATCTGGCGCTGATCCTCGACCAGCCCTTCGGCGCCGATGTGAACTACGAGCAAGGCACCGGTTACGCCTATGGCGGCCTGTTTGGCGGCCCTGGGTCGACCGCACAGGTCCGCACCCAAGCGGCAACCGCCCTTGCCCGCTACAAGTTCGATGAGAACTGGAGCGTTCACGGCGGTCTGCGGTTCCAGAAAACCTATGGGCGCGCTGATCTGTTCAACGGCTACAGCCTGCGCACCGATCCCGACTATGAAACGGGGTTCGTGGTCGGCGCGGCCTATGAGCGGCCTGAAATCGCCCTGCGTGTGGCCCTGACCTATAACAGCGCCATCACGCATGATTTTGAGACCAAGGAGAACGGCGCGGATAGCGAGAATTTCGAAACCGAGATTCCGCAGTCGCTGAACCTCGAATTCCAGAGCGGCGTTGCCGCTGACACGCTGGTATTCGGCTCCATCCGCTGGGTGGAATGGTCGGCGTTCGACATCACGCCCGTGGGCTACGAAGCTGCGACCGGTTCCTCGCTGGTGTCCTATAACGACGACACCATCACCTATTCGCTGGGCGTCGGGCGGAAGTTCAACGAACAGTGGTCCGGTGCGATCACAGCCAGCTACGAGGACGCGATGGGCGGCTTCTCCGGCAACCTCGGCCCGACCGATGGCGCCACGAGCCTCGGCCTTGCCGCGACCTACACCACCGAGCACGGCGTTTCAATCACCGGCGGCGTGCGCCACATCTGGATCGGCGACGCCAAAACCGAAGCGCCGAGCGCACTTGGCTATCCCGAAGGCACCACGTTCGGTGAATTCACCGACAACACCGCCTTCGCCTACGGCCTTCGGATCGCCTACAACTTCTGA
- the ligA gene encoding NAD-dependent DNA ligase LigA, whose amino-acid sequence MARRGTTDNTRSDPVDAGPAKALHDDDTALGARAGASGARAGASGERAGTSGDGAGAGQATSGVSLTADLAVADLSATQAEEELTRLAATLNRANTAYHTEDAPERSDADYDRLKQRNAAIEAAFPELKRPDSPSEAVGAAPAEGFSKVVHDVRMLSLGNAFAEEDVTEFDRSVRSYLGLGADEALAYTAEPKIDGLSLSLRYEKGRLVQAATRGDGTVGENVTANARTIDEIPETLDNAPDLLEVRGEVYMSHADFAALNARQEEAGAKTFANPRNAAAGSLRQLDAEITRARPLRFFAYAWGALSAPLAETQSGAIARLAELGFPTNPLTALCATPQDMLDHYAQIESQRATLGYDIDGVVYKVDRLDLQQRLGFRSTTPRWAIAHKFPAELAWTRLDRIEIQVGRTGALSPVARLDPVTVGGVVVSNATLHNEDYIAGRDAKGAPIREGRDIRDGDWVQVYRAGDVIPKIADVDLSKRPDGSKPYAFPDHCPECGSEAIRAEGDSVRRCTGGLICPAQAVEKLRHFVSRAAFDIEGMGARQVDQFYRDGWIAEPADIFRLHTTHAEALRTREGWGEKSAANLLTAIEERRNIPMNRVIFALGIRHVGEGGANLLARHYSGWTEFVTAMDAAAGREGAAWDELLAIDGVGTVMATELVTAFAQEAERASIDRLAAELQIAPVAAPATAGSPVAGKTVVFTGTLEKMTRAEAKARAEALGAKVSGSVSAKTDLLVAGPGAGSKAKKAAELGIETLDEDGWLDLIAGA is encoded by the coding sequence ATGGCCCGGCGTGGCACGACCGACAACACCCGCTCGGACCCCGTGGACGCGGGACCGGCGAAGGCTTTGCACGATGACGATACGGCACTTGGCGCGCGCGCTGGGGCATCGGGCGCACGCGCCGGGGCATCTGGCGAACGCGCTGGGACATCTGGCGACGGCGCGGGGGCGGGGCAGGCGACCAGCGGCGTCAGCCTGACCGCAGATCTGGCGGTTGCGGATCTAAGCGCGACGCAGGCGGAGGAGGAACTGACCCGCCTTGCCGCCACACTGAACCGCGCCAACACCGCCTACCATACCGAAGATGCGCCGGAGCGATCGGACGCGGACTATGACCGGCTGAAGCAACGCAATGCGGCCATCGAGGCTGCGTTCCCCGAACTAAAGCGCCCCGACAGCCCAAGCGAGGCCGTCGGCGCGGCCCCGGCGGAGGGGTTTTCGAAAGTCGTGCATGATGTGCGCATGCTATCGCTGGGCAATGCATTCGCGGAGGAGGACGTTACTGAATTCGACCGTTCGGTCCGCAGCTATCTGGGGCTTGGGGCGGATGAAGCGCTGGCCTACACGGCAGAGCCGAAAATCGACGGGCTGTCGCTCTCGCTGCGCTATGAAAAGGGCCGTTTGGTTCAGGCCGCAACCCGTGGCGACGGGACGGTGGGCGAAAACGTCACCGCCAACGCGCGAACCATCGACGAGATACCCGAGACGCTTGATAACGCCCCGGATCTGCTGGAGGTGCGCGGCGAGGTCTATATGAGCCACGCGGATTTCGCGGCTCTCAACGCGCGGCAGGAAGAGGCGGGCGCCAAGACATTTGCCAATCCGCGCAATGCCGCCGCCGGATCGCTTCGGCAGTTGGATGCGGAGATCACGCGCGCGCGTCCGCTGCGGTTCTTTGCCTATGCGTGGGGCGCGCTCAGCGCGCCGCTGGCGGAAACGCAATCGGGGGCGATCGCGCGTCTGGCGGAGCTTGGCTTCCCAACCAATCCGCTGACCGCGCTTTGTGCCACGCCGCAGGACATGCTCGACCACTACGCGCAGATCGAGAGCCAGCGCGCCACGCTCGGCTATGACATCGACGGTGTGGTGTATAAGGTCGACAGGCTCGACCTTCAGCAGCGGCTGGGCTTTCGGTCCACCACGCCCCGCTGGGCCATTGCCCATAAATTCCCCGCCGAATTGGCGTGGACGCGGCTGGACCGGATCGAAATTCAGGTCGGGCGGACCGGTGCGCTCAGCCCCGTCGCGCGGCTCGATCCGGTCACGGTGGGCGGTGTCGTGGTGTCGAACGCGACGCTTCATAACGAGGATTATATCGCGGGACGCGACGCGAAAGGCGCGCCGATCCGCGAAGGCCGCGACATTCGCGACGGCGACTGGGTGCAGGTCTATCGCGCGGGCGATGTGATCCCCAAAATTGCCGACGTGGATCTGTCAAAGCGCCCCGACGGATCAAAACCCTATGCCTTCCCCGACCACTGCCCTGAATGCGGGTCCGAGGCGATCCGGGCCGAGGGCGACTCGGTCCGGCGCTGCACCGGAGGCCTGATTTGTCCGGCACAGGCGGTGGAGAAGCTACGCCATTTCGTGTCCCGCGCCGCGTTTGACATTGAGGGCATGGGCGCGCGGCAGGTGGATCAATTCTACCGCGATGGCTGGATCGCGGAGCCTGCCGATATTTTCCGTCTGCACACCACCCATGCGGAGGCGCTGCGCACGCGCGAGGGATGGGGCGAAAAATCCGCTGCTAACCTTCTGACCGCGATCGAGGAGCGGCGGAACATACCGATGAACCGCGTGATCTTTGCGCTTGGCATCCGGCATGTGGGCGAGGGCGGCGCGAACCTGCTGGCCCGCCATTACAGCGGCTGGACCGAATTTGTGACCGCGATGGACGCTGCCGCCGGACGCGAGGGGGCGGCATGGGACGAATTGCTGGCGATTGACGGCGTTGGCACGGTGATGGCGACCGAACTGGTCACCGCATTCGCGCAGGAGGCTGAGCGCGCCTCTATCGACCGGCTTGCGGCGGAATTGCAGATCGCGCCCGTCGCGGCGCCTGCCACCGCAGGCTCCCCCGTCGCGGGCAAGACCGTGGTGTTCACGGGCACGCTGGAAAAGATGACCCGCGCCGAGGCCAAAGCGCGGGCCGAGGCATTGGGGGCGAAAGTTTCGGGCTCGGTTTCGGCCAAGACCGATTTGCTGGTCGCGGGGCCGGGCGCAGGCTCGAAGGCGAAAAAGGCGGCGGAGCTGGGGATCGAGACGCTGGATGAGGATGGCTGGCTCGACCTCATCGCGGGGGCATGA
- the metE gene encoding 5-methyltetrahydropteroyltriglutamate--homocysteine S-methyltransferase, translating to MTLAANLGFPRIGARRELKKATERYWTGEIDAAALEAEGARLRADHWRWQSDAGIGVIPSNDFSFYDQVLDTTALLGAVPDRFKHPGGAVDLDLYFAMARGTDAAPAMEMTKWFDTNYHYIVPEFTRHQTLRRATDKPLTQYREARALGVETRPVLLGPVTWLSLGKSKDDGFDPLDHLEAVLDIYAGLLADLAGAGADWVQIDEPILVLDLSPAQQDALRRTYARLAQAGPQVMLASYFGALGDNRTLALSLPVAGLHLDLVRAPEQIDAVLEAGTDKVLSLGLVDGRNIWKTDLAAALDIASRAADLHGPDRLQIAPSCSLLHSPVDLQQEDELDDDLRSWLAFAVQKLEEVAVLARALREGARSVENQLARNAHDIAARRVSSRIHNPDVKARQAAVSDDDKRRRAAFPARQKVQQARLGLPRFPTTTIGSFPQTKEVRRARADHRKGLLSDADYDAFLEGETRACVAKQDALGLDVPVHGEFERNDMVEYFGEQLDGFAFTRFGWVQSYGSRCVKPPVIFGDVSRPAAMTVRWSAYAQTLTDKPMKGMLTGPVTILQWSFVRDDQPRRTTCEQIALAIRDEVADLEAAGIKIIQIDEPALREGLPLRRDDWQTYLDWAVGAFRLSACPVTDATQIHTHMCYSEFNDIMPAIAAMDADVISIETSRSDMELLQVFADFDYPNDIGPGIWDIHSPRRPSAAEMTDLLRKAAAVIPADRLWVNPDCGLKTRGWPETEESLRNLITAAQALRTEVSEPA from the coding sequence ATGACCCTTGCCGCCAACCTTGGATTTCCGCGCATCGGCGCGCGGCGTGAATTGAAAAAAGCAACCGAACGGTATTGGACGGGCGAGATCGACGCCGCCGCGCTGGAGGCCGAAGGGGCCCGCCTGCGCGCGGATCACTGGCGCTGGCAGTCCGATGCCGGGATCGGGGTGATCCCGTCGAACGATTTCTCGTTCTACGATCAGGTTCTCGATACCACGGCGCTGCTGGGCGCGGTGCCTGACCGGTTCAAACACCCCGGGGGCGCGGTTGATCTCGATCTTTATTTCGCGATGGCGCGCGGCACCGATGCCGCCCCGGCGATGGAAATGACCAAGTGGTTCGACACCAATTACCACTACATCGTGCCGGAATTTACCCGGCACCAGACCCTGCGCCGCGCCACGGATAAGCCGCTGACCCAATATCGCGAGGCCCGCGCGCTGGGGGTCGAAACCCGGCCTGTCCTGCTTGGCCCCGTCACATGGCTGAGCCTTGGCAAGTCCAAGGATGACGGTTTCGATCCGCTCGATCATCTGGAGGCCGTGCTGGACATCTACGCGGGTCTGTTGGCCGATCTGGCCGGTGCAGGCGCGGATTGGGTGCAGATCGACGAGCCGATCCTTGTGCTGGATCTGAGCCCGGCCCAGCAGGACGCGTTGCGCCGGACCTATGCCCGGCTGGCGCAGGCCGGACCGCAGGTGATGCTGGCAAGCTATTTCGGCGCGCTTGGGGACAATCGCACGCTGGCACTGTCGCTGCCCGTTGCCGGTCTCCATCTGGATCTGGTGCGCGCGCCGGAGCAGATCGACGCGGTGCTGGAGGCGGGCACCGACAAGGTGCTGTCGCTGGGGCTGGTCGATGGCCGCAACATCTGGAAAACCGATCTTGCCGCCGCGCTCGACATTGCCAGCCGCGCTGCCGATCTGCACGGCCCCGACAGGCTTCAAATCGCGCCATCCTGTTCCCTGCTGCACAGCCCTGTCGACCTGCAACAGGAAGATGAGCTGGACGACGACCTGCGCAGCTGGCTGGCCTTTGCGGTGCAAAAACTTGAGGAGGTCGCCGTGCTGGCCCGTGCCCTGCGGGAGGGCGCGCGGAGCGTCGAGAACCAACTGGCGCGCAACGCGCACGATATCGCCGCCCGGCGGGTGTCGTCCCGTATTCACAACCCGGATGTAAAGGCACGTCAGGCCGCGGTGAGCGACGACGATAAACGCCGTCGCGCGGCCTTCCCGGCGCGGCAGAAGGTGCAGCAGGCCAGACTGGGCCTGCCGCGCTTCCCCACGACCACCATCGGCTCTTTCCCGCAAACCAAGGAGGTGCGCCGCGCCCGCGCGGATCATCGCAAAGGCCTGCTCAGCGATGCCGATTACGACGCGTTCTTGGAGGGCGAAACCCGCGCTTGCGTGGCCAAGCAGGATGCGCTCGGCCTCGATGTGCCCGTGCATGGGGAATTCGAGCGCAACGATATGGTCGAGTATTTTGGCGAGCAGCTGGACGGCTTTGCCTTTACGCGCTTTGGCTGGGTGCAAAGCTATGGCTCGCGCTGCGTAAAGCCTCCGGTGATCTTCGGGGATGTGTCGCGGCCCGCCGCGATGACGGTCCGCTGGTCCGCCTATGCGCAGACGCTGACCGACAAGCCGATGAAGGGCATGCTGACCGGACCGGTCACGATCCTGCAATGGTCCTTTGTGCGCGATGACCAGCCCCGTCGCACGACCTGCGAGCAGATCGCGCTGGCGATCCGCGATGAGGTCGCAGATCTGGAAGCCGCCGGGATCAAGATCATCCAGATCGACGAGCCTGCGCTGCGCGAAGGTCTGCCGCTGCGGCGCGACGACTGGCAGACTTACCTCGACTGGGCGGTCGGTGCCTTCCGTCTGTCGGCCTGTCCGGTCACGGATGCAACGCAGATCCACACCCATATGTGCTACTCGGAATTCAACGATATCATGCCCGCCATCGCCGCGATGGATGCCGATGTGATCTCGATCGAGACATCGCGATCCGACATGGAACTGCTGCAGGTCTTCGCGGATTTCGACTATCCCAACGATATCGGGCCCGGCATCTGGGACATTCACAGCCCCCGCCGCCCCAGCGCCGCTGAGATGACCGATCTGCTGCGCAAGGCCGCGGCGGTGATCCCGGCAGATCGGCTTTGGGTCAATCCTGATTGCGGGCTGAAAACGCGCGGCTGGCCGGAAACCGAAGAAAGCCTGCGTAACCTGATCACCGCCGCGCAGGCCCTGCGCACCGAAGTGTCAGAACCCGCATAA
- a CDS encoding phosphatase PAP2 family protein, with amino-acid sequence MHLPPAIAGATRRVEIVTLVVLLLIAGALWAFVALAAEMIEGDLHAFDEAVLLALRTPGDPANPIGGAQLAVAMRDLTALGGVTVLTMVSLSVLAFLILRRQKASALLLAVAILGGQALSYMAKSGFSRPRPDLVPHGVETVTASFPSGHSMMAAVTYLTLAVMLARAETRNRVRILYIVVAALLTVLVGVSRVFLGVHWPSDVLAGWTLGAAWALGVWLVARHMARRGQIEPDTKGEV; translated from the coding sequence ATGCATCTGCCCCCAGCCATCGCCGGCGCCACACGGCGCGTCGAGATCGTGACCCTCGTGGTTTTGTTGCTGATTGCGGGGGCGCTATGGGCCTTTGTCGCGCTGGCCGCCGAGATGATCGAGGGCGATCTTCATGCCTTTGACGAAGCGGTGCTACTGGCGTTGCGCACCCCCGGCGATCCGGCCAATCCCATCGGCGGCGCACAATTGGCGGTGGCCATGCGCGATCTCACCGCGCTGGGTGGGGTTACCGTGCTGACGATGGTGTCGCTTTCCGTCTTGGCGTTTTTGATCTTGCGACGGCAAAAGGCGTCGGCGCTGCTGCTTGCGGTCGCGATCCTAGGCGGGCAGGCGCTGTCCTATATGGCGAAATCCGGGTTTTCACGCCCGCGTCCCGATCTGGTGCCGCATGGGGTCGAGACCGTTACCGCGTCGTTCCCGTCGGGCCATTCGATGATGGCGGCGGTGACTTATCTGACGCTGGCGGTGATGCTGGCGCGCGCCGAGACGCGCAATCGGGTGCGTATCCTTTACATCGTCGTCGCCGCGCTGCTAACCGTGCTGGTGGGGGTGAGCCGCGTGTTTTTGGGCGTGCACTGGCCTTCGGACGTGCTTGCGGGCTGGACGCTTGGCGCGGCATGGGCGCTGGGGGTGTGGTTGGTGGCCCGCCATATGGCACGGCGGGGCCAGATTGAACCGGACACCAAGGGCGAGGTCTGA
- a CDS encoding LysR family transcriptional regulator yields MLDRQHLTILREVDRLGSVTAAADTLNITQSAISHMMRKFEARHGTAVWEKDGRRLRLTQAGHYLVALAGRVLPQIEHAERVLEDFARGQRGVLRIGMECHPCQKWLNRVIAPYLRAWPDVDLDIRSDFRFGGLAALLGHEIDLLITPDPVALAPVRYEPVFDYELVLAVPALHPLAETGAVSPPDLSSETLITYPVSTERLDVFTRFLVPAGCLPRRHRTVETTEVMLEMVAAGRGLSAIPDWLLDEPGAPADLRGLRFGPDGIAKSIHLGFRAEEAKSAASGASQPDFLRAFIELARGTTP; encoded by the coding sequence ATGCTCGACCGGCAGCACCTGACCATCCTGCGGGAGGTCGACCGGCTGGGATCGGTGACCGCCGCCGCCGATACGCTGAACATCACGCAATCCGCGATCAGTCATATGATGCGGAAATTCGAAGCCCGCCACGGCACGGCGGTGTGGGAAAAGGACGGCCGCCGGTTGCGCCTGACGCAAGCGGGGCACTACCTCGTCGCGCTTGCAGGGCGGGTGCTGCCGCAGATCGAGCATGCCGAACGGGTGCTGGAGGATTTCGCACGGGGGCAGCGCGGGGTCCTGCGGATCGGGATGGAATGTCACCCCTGTCAGAAATGGCTGAACCGGGTGATCGCCCCCTATCTGCGGGCGTGGCCGGATGTGGATCTGGATATTCGTTCAGACTTCAGGTTCGGCGGGCTTGCCGCGCTGCTCGGTCATGAGATTGACCTGTTAATCACACCTGACCCGGTCGCATTAGCGCCCGTGCGGTATGAGCCTGTGTTCGATTACGAATTGGTCTTGGCGGTCCCTGCCCTGCACCCGCTGGCTGAAACAGGTGCCGTGTCCCCGCCTGATCTGTCGTCGGAAACCCTGATCACCTACCCCGTTTCGACCGAGCGTCTGGATGTGTTCACCCGGTTCCTTGTCCCCGCAGGCTGCCTTCCGCGGCGCCATCGCACGGTCGAAACGACGGAAGTCATGCTGGAAATGGTCGCCGCCGGGCGCGGGCTCAGCGCGATCCCCGATTGGCTGCTTGATGAACCGGGCGCTCCGGCTGATCTGAGGGGGTTGCGCTTTGGCCCTGACGGAATCGCGAAAAGCATCCATCTGGGGTTTCGCGCAGAGGAGGCAAAATCCGCCGCTTCGGGCGCGTCACAGCCCGATTTCCTGCGCGCCTTCATCGAACTGGCGCGCGGCACGACGCCCTGA
- a CDS encoding DMT family transporter, with translation MQDQGSPGRAALWMVGAVASFTLMALAGREVSFALDTFEIMFYRSLVGVVMIVSITTMRRDWAGFHARKLGLHAVRNLAHFTGQNLWFFAIATIPLAQVVALEFTSPIWVVILAPLVLGERLTRVRVLAALIGFAGVLVVVRPEMSRIGPGELAAAACAVGFGLSALFTRKLRRTETTLSVLVWLTVMQAVFGLIAAGIDGDIAAPSLVTAPYLLVIGAAGLAAHLCLTTALGHASAAVVMPMDFARLPVLAIIGALVYLEPIDPWIIAGAGLIVLANWLNIRSETRSAAQKSHTAT, from the coding sequence ATGCAGGATCAAGGGTCTCCGGGGCGCGCGGCGCTTTGGATGGTGGGGGCAGTCGCGTCATTCACATTGATGGCGCTGGCCGGGCGCGAGGTGTCCTTCGCGCTCGATACATTCGAAATCATGTTCTACCGCTCGCTGGTCGGCGTGGTTATGATCGTCTCGATCACCACGATGCGGCGCGATTGGGCCGGGTTTCATGCCCGCAAGCTCGGGCTTCACGCCGTTCGCAACCTTGCGCATTTCACCGGACAGAACCTGTGGTTCTTTGCCATTGCCACGATCCCGTTGGCACAGGTCGTCGCGCTGGAATTCACCTCCCCTATCTGGGTGGTGATCCTCGCGCCGCTGGTTCTGGGCGAGCGTCTGACCCGCGTTCGGGTGCTGGCCGCTCTTATCGGTTTTGCCGGGGTGCTGGTGGTGGTGCGCCCGGAGATGAGCCGGATCGGCCCCGGTGAACTGGCCGCAGCGGCCTGCGCCGTGGGCTTTGGCCTGTCGGCGCTTTTCACCCGGAAACTTCGCCGCACGGAGACCACATTGTCGGTGCTGGTCTGGCTAACGGTAATGCAGGCGGTGTTCGGCCTGATCGCCGCCGGGATCGATGGCGATATCGCCGCGCCGAGCCTTGTCACAGCGCCCTATCTGCTTGTGATCGGGGCCGCCGGGCTGGCCGCGCATCTGTGCCTGACCACCGCGCTGGGGCACGCATCGGCGGCCGTCGTCATGCCAATGGACTTCGCCCGATTGCCTGTTCTCGCCATTATCGGGGCGCTTGTTTATCTGGAGCCGATCGATCCGTGGATTATCGCGGGCGCAGGATTAATCGTGCTGGCTAACTGGTTGAACATTCGTAGTGAAACGAGATCAGCGGCGCAGAAAAGCCACACCGCAACGTGA